From a single Rosa rugosa chromosome 7, drRosRugo1.1, whole genome shotgun sequence genomic region:
- the LOC133720683 gene encoding putative general negative regulator of transcription C16C9.04c produces MSDVGEQTCPICAEEMDLTDQQLKPCECGYEVCLWCWNHIMEMAEKDGREGRCPLCRTTYDKEKIMRVAANCKAVLVTEVNQKRKQKKPPKGPEAKKHLTDVRVLQRNLAYIIGLPLNLAKEELLKRRDYFGQYGKVLKVSISRTSTGDIQHATNNSCCVYITYSSEYEAARCIQSVHSFVLDGNSLRACFGTTKYCHAWLKNVPCSNADCMYLHDFGSQEDSFSKDELVSAFERSKDLQIIGVTNNLHQRPGKGLPTPVDENSKSKISSAAKPLVKHPLNITRDEFKGSCADEDSRRATPARTSWVMQVAPSLPLGTSAQMPSYQKPETSSDVHALSSGVVSTESSNLRVRSITSEESCEVHFNSLDHLVLTKQNSEETGQVAVSNKPAGAFVDSTLIGITSGHCLSPDKGVDRDIKSTDFISSRNLNCLSPNLSKSLCDNKGSSFATFDPSCVLPKMGLAKYLEGSENNRASIDCNLSSDLGESGIISNILTMNLDAPEGSLTELHNLVNLLGETDKESSVLRVPSSRKMHEKKQSRFSFAQQEDSCDNIWHPPKDYSSLSDLNKDSFIHVESSNLLRSRSFLSPKASATEVPTSIPPGFSVPRRASPPGFSSHGRSRRVDQAFDSSVNHLLQPAAMPTGYSGITPDAELFEPSIFDIGNGILERGRATLSQYNSSQPDARLHMMRQQSTLTQQNLGFHDHFRNTYSSLHDARLLSPQHPNQFQPNPSTFAQSTPQQISDVHVSNSHWVQWNGVKSASDLGISELLRNERLGFNKFIPCYEDTKTRSSYFSDLNSKGFEI; encoded by the exons ATGAGTGACGTCGGAGAACAGACGTGTCCGATATGCGCCGAGGAGATGGATTTGACCGATCAGCAGCTCAAGCCCTGCGAATGTGGCTATGAG GTCTGTCTGTGGTGCTGGAATCACATTATGGAAATGGCGGAGAAGGATGGAAGGGAAGGTCGGTGTCCGCTGTGCAGAACAACTTACGACAAAGAGAAGATCATGAGGGTGGCAGCAAACTGTAAAGCAGT GTTGGTGACTGAAGTTAATCAGAAGCGGAAACAGAAAAAGCCCCCCAAGGGACCTGAAGCAAAGAAGCATCTCACTGATGTTAGAGTTCTACAGCGGAATCTAGCATACATAATTGGATTACCTCTTAACCTTGCAAAAGAAGAG CTTCTTAAGCGCAGGGACTATTTTGGCCAGTATGGAAAGGTGTTGAAGGTCTCTATTTCTCGTACATCGACTGGGGATATTCAACATGCTACGAACAACAGTTGTTGTGT GTATATAACGTACTCAAGTGAATATGAGGCAGCTCGATGTATTCAATCGGTGCACAGTTTTGTATTAGATGGTAATTCTTTGAG AGCATGTTTTGGAACCACAAAGTATTGCCATGCTTGGTTGAAAAATGTG CCTTGTAGCAATGCAGATTGTATGTATCTCCATGATTTTGGCTCTCAGGAAGATAGTTTTTCCAAAGATGAACTAGTTTCGGCCTTTGAAAG GAGTAAGGATTTACAGATTATCGGTGTTACAAATAATCTGCATCAGCGTCCAGGGAAAGGGTTACCTACGCCAGTGGATGAGAATAGCAAATCAAAAATATCATCTGCAGCTAAACCACTTGTCAAACATCCTTTAAAT ATCACTAGGGATGAGTTTAAGGGATCTTGTGCAGATGAAGACTCTAGAAGAGCTACTCCTGCAAGAACTTCTTG GGTCATGCAGGTTGCCCCTAGTTTACCCCTGGGAACAAGTGCTCAAATGCCTTCCTATCAAAAGCCTGAGACCTCTAGTGACGTTCATGCTCTTTCATCAGGAGTTGTAAGCACTGAAAGTTCTAACCTCAGAGTAAGATCTATTACATCTGAAGAAAGCTGTGAAGTGCATTTTAATAGTTTGGATCATCTGGTACTGACCAAACAGAATAGTGAAGAAACTGGTCAAGTAGCCGTATCAAATAAACCTGCAGGAGCCTTTGTAGATAGCACTCTTATAGGTATAACTTCTGGACATTGTCTATCACCAGATAAAGGTGTTGATCGAGATATTAAATCCACAGACTTTATAAGCAGCAGAAACTTAAATTGTCTATCACCAAACTTATCCAAAAGTTTATGTGATAACAAAGGAAGTAGCTTTGCTACATTTGATCCTTCCTGTGTGTTACCAAAGATGGGATTAGCGAAGTACTTGGAAGGGTCTGAAAACAATAGAGCCAGTATTGACTGCAATCTTTCTTCAGATTTAGGGGAGAGTGGCATAATCTCAAATATTTTGACGATGAATTTGGATGCACCTGAAGGTTCTTTAACTGAGCTTCATAATCTGGTTAatttgttgggtgaaactgataaaGAAAGCAGTGTTCTCAGAGTACCAAGTTCAAGAAAAATGCATGAGAAAAAGCAGTCCAGGTTCTCATTTGCCCAGCAAGAGGATTCTTGTGATAATATATGGCATCCGCCCAAAGACTACTCTTCTTTATCTGATTTAAATAAGGATTCTTTCATACATGTGGAGTCTTCAAATCTTCTCAGGAGCCGTTCTTTTTTGTCTCCTAAAGCTTCAG CTACAGAAGTACCTACTTCGATCCCACCAGGATTTTCAGTACCAAGAAGGGCATCACCTCCAGGTTTTTCTTCTCATGGGAGGTCTAGGAGGGTGGACCAGGCTTTTGACAGTTCTG TGAATCATTTGCTGCAACCAGCTGCTATGCCCACTGGTTACTCTGGCATCACTCCCGATGCTGAGCTCTTTGAGCCATCAATTTTTGATATTGGTAATGGAATATTGGAGAGAGGGAGAGCAACTTTATCACAGTATAATTCTTCTCAGCCAGATGCAAGGCTCCATATGATGAGACAGCAGTCAACTCTTACACAGCAAAACTTAGGGTTTCATGACCACTTCAGGAATACATACTCTTCCTTGCATGATGCACGACTACTTTCTCCACAGCATCCCAATCAATTTCAACCCAATCCATCTACATTCGCTCAGTCCACCCCTCAACAGATCAGTGATGTGCATGTATCAAATAGCCATTGGGTTCAATGGAATGGGGTCAAGAGTGCAAGCGATCTAGGAATTTCAGAATTGCTGAGAAATGAGAGACTGGGATTTAACAAATTCATTCCTTGTTATGAAGATACAAAGACTCGATCAAGTTACTTCAGCGATCTAAACAGCAAAGGGTTTGAAATTTGA
- the LOC133721136 gene encoding L-ascorbate peroxidase 2, cytosolic: MAKCYPTVSEEYQKAVEKCKRKLRGLIQEKHCAPIILRVAWHSAGTFDVATKTGGPFGTIRDPAELTHEANKGLEIAVRILEPIKEQFPILSYADFYQLAGVVAVEVTGGPEIPFHPGRPDKEAPPPEGRLPDAKKGVDHLRDVFGGHMGLSDKDIVALSGGHTLGRCHMERSGFEGPWTTNPLIFDNSYFKELISGEKEGLIQLPSDKALLEDPVFRTFVETYAADEDAFFADYAEARLKLSELGFADTE, encoded by the exons ATGGCGAAGTGCTATCCAACTGTGAGCGAGGAGTACCAGAAAGCGGTTGAGAAATGCAAGAGAAAGCTGAGAGGACTGATCCAAGAGAAGCACTGCGCTCCTATAATTCTCCGAGTGGC GTGGCACTCGGCTGGGACGTTCGATGTGGCAACGAAGACCGGAGGGCCGTTCGGGACGATCAGGGACCCGGCGGAACTGACTCATGAAGCAAACAAGGGACTCGAGATTGCAGTCAGGATTTTGGAGCCGATCAAGGAGCAGTTTCCGATTCTCTCATACGCAGACTTCTACCAG TTGGCTGGAGTAGTAGCTGTAGAAGTAACAGGAGGGCCAGAGATTCCTTTCCACCCTGGTAGACCG GACAAAGAAGCACCACCACCGGAAGGTCGCTTGCCTGATGCCAAGAAAG GTGTGGATCATCTGAGGGATGTATTTGGTGGCCATATGGGTCTCAGTGATAAGGACATTGTTGCACTATCTGGTGGACACACCTTG GGTAGGTGCCACATGGAGCGCTCTGGATTTGAGGGACCCTGGACAACCAATCCCCTCATTTTTGACAACTCCTATTTCAA GGAACTTATTAGTGGAGAGAAGGAAGGTCTGATCCAGCTCCCATCAGATAAGGCTCTTCTTGAGGATCCAGTTTTTCGTACTTTTGTCGAGACCTATGCTGCG GATGAGGATGCTTTCTTTGCTGACTATGCTGAAGCCCGTTTGAAGCTCTCAGAGCTTGG ATTTGCAGATACTGAGTGA